A window from Candidatus Neomarinimicrobiota bacterium encodes these proteins:
- a CDS encoding DNA-3-methyladenine glycosylase: MSSKNPIDKSLFQEHPVAFAEKLVGMKLQVEDCTGRIVETEAYTGPPEDLASHAYTRKNSAAEIMQTYGRLYIYSIHGGQATNITCGKEQVGAVLIRAIEPLSGIDLMIRRRSRKNTKISTTWDSNNYKSLHSMLNGPNKLTAALGIRKAWNETPVGRYVEIIEGETPEAIVATPRIGISASTEHRWRFCDADSDFLSRPVTN, translated from the coding sequence ATGTCTTCGAAAAACCCGATAGATAAATCGCTATTTCAGGAGCATCCGGTCGCCTTTGCAGAAAAATTAGTGGGAATGAAACTTCAGGTGGAAGATTGTACCGGACGAATCGTAGAAACCGAGGCGTATACGGGGCCGCCGGAAGATCTCGCCTCCCATGCCTACACCAGAAAAAACAGCGCTGCCGAAATTATGCAAACCTACGGACGACTGTATATTTATTCTATCCACGGGGGGCAGGCGACCAACATCACCTGTGGGAAGGAACAGGTTGGTGCTGTGCTCATCCGGGCGATTGAACCGCTGTCCGGGATCGATCTGATGATCCGGCGGCGCAGCCGGAAAAACACCAAAATTTCAACGACCTGGGATTCCAACAATTACAAGAGTTTACATTCAATGCTCAACGGTCCGAATAAATTGACTGCGGCGTTGGGTATCCGGAAAGCCTGGAATGAGACACCGGTTGGAAGGTATGTGGAAATTATCGAAGGAGAAACACCTGAAGCAATCGTCGCGACGCCCCGCATTGGAATTTCAGCATCCACGGAACACCGGTGGCGGTTCTGTGATGCGGACAGTGACTTCCTGAGTCGTCCCGTAACTAATTGA
- a CDS encoding DMT family transporter, with amino-acid sequence MSKRTILLAVGFILLWNSGFIGAEYGLPYTGPFTLLFWRYLALTFLIYFYLRLTHRFRWVDRDVMVPNMIVGVLAHGVWLSCVLLSLEYQVPAGIIALVVALQPMATGAFSGIAVGEPTPFYRWVGLVLGFAGVAISVLSRINFADAGSVFGYLIPLGSVIAITAASLIQRKMEVTNTSIRLPVDLTLFYQSLATTLALALPAVLLEHLQTEWNPEFISTMLWLILGVSLGAYALMWLLIERMDATRVASLFYFGPPVTMLMAWIAFGDTLTLMDILGLIVVFTGVLLTQKTNKTAQQSQRASR; translated from the coding sequence ATGAGTAAACGTACCATATTATTAGCCGTTGGATTTATCCTGCTCTGGAACTCGGGGTTTATCGGAGCGGAATACGGGTTGCCTTACACCGGGCCATTTACCTTGCTTTTTTGGCGGTATCTTGCCCTCACATTCCTGATATATTTCTACCTCCGGCTCACACACCGTTTTCGCTGGGTTGACCGAGATGTGATGGTACCGAATATGATTGTCGGAGTGCTTGCGCATGGGGTCTGGCTGAGTTGTGTGCTCCTATCATTGGAGTATCAGGTGCCGGCGGGTATTATCGCGCTGGTTGTTGCACTCCAGCCGATGGCTACCGGGGCTTTTTCCGGTATCGCGGTGGGAGAACCGACTCCATTTTATCGATGGGTGGGGTTGGTCCTCGGATTTGCCGGGGTCGCGATCTCGGTGCTTTCCCGGATAAATTTTGCTGATGCGGGCTCGGTGTTTGGGTATCTCATTCCACTCGGTTCGGTTATCGCTATTACCGCGGCGAGTTTAATCCAACGAAAAATGGAGGTGACGAACACCTCCATCCGCTTACCCGTGGATTTGACTCTGTTTTACCAGTCGCTTGCAACTACCTTGGCCCTGGCATTGCCTGCAGTCCTGTTGGAGCATCTGCAGACGGAATGGAATCCTGAGTTTATCTCCACCATGCTCTGGCTAATTCTAGGTGTGTCGTTAGGCGCCTATGCGCTCATGTGGCTTTTGATTGAACGTATGGATGCCACCCGGGTGGCCAGCCTGTTCTATTTCGGACCACCGGTGACGATGTTAATGGCGTGGATTGCATTTGGTGATACCCTGACGTTGATGGACATTCTGGGATTAATCGTGGTATTTACAGGGGTGTTGCTGACGCAGAAAACAAACAAAACTGCACAACAATCCCAACGTGCAAGTCGATAA